In Cicer arietinum cultivar CDC Frontier isolate Library 1 chromosome 1, Cicar.CDCFrontier_v2.0, whole genome shotgun sequence, one DNA window encodes the following:
- the LOC101505468 gene encoding probable sphingolipid transporter spinster homolog 2 isoform X1, protein MDPPLISSPIIPSTSLFTPKRLLGIFCVINLLNYLDRGAIASNGVNGSRGTCTEGAGTCTSGTGIQGDFNLNNFEDGVLSSAFMVGLLVASPIFASLAKSVNPFRLIGVGLSVWTLATFFCGLSFNFWSISVCRMLVGVGEASFISLAAPFIDDNAPTSQKTAWLAIFYMCIPSGYALGYVYGGLVGSYFGWRYAFWVESILMLPFAISGFLMKPLQLKGFVPADLMKEQVPDTDASRVQVRNTSNDRDESLSLKEEFGDKSSNDQSKSKSATKMFDQFSRFLTDMKALLLDKVYVINVLGYIAYNFVIGAYSYWGPKAGYNIYHMTDADLVFGGITIVCGIVGTLAGGFILDFMNNTLSNAFKLLSVTTFIGAAFCFGAFLCRNVNGFLALFAIGELFVFATQGPVNYVCLHCVKPSLRPLSMAMSTVAIHVFGDVPSSPLVGVLQDSINNWRTTALILTTILFPAAGIWFIGIFVHSVDRFEDDNEHQMSNVERSCAIPLLHEKTGESSTSHA, encoded by the exons ATGGATCCCCCTTTAATATCATCCCCCATCATTCCCTCAACTTCCTTGTTTACACCCAAGAg GTTACTTGGTATATTTTGTGTGATTAACTTGTTAAACTATTTGGATCGAGGAGCAATAGCTAGCAATGGTGTTAATGGAAGTAGGGGAACATGTACTGAAGGTGCTGGCACTTGCACTTCTGGTACAGGAATACA GGGGGATTTTAATTTGAACAATTTTGAAGATGGGGTTTTATCATCTGCTTTTATGGTTGGACTTCTTGTGGCTTCTCCAATATTTGCCTCTCTAGCTAAGAG TGTAAATCCATTTAGACTTATAGGAGTTGGATTGTCAGTTTGGACTCTTGCAACCTTTTTTTGCGGTCTTTCTTTTAATTTCTGGTCCATTTCAGTCTGTCGCAT GCTTGTTGGTGTTGGTGAGGCTTCGTTTATAAGTCTAGCAGCACCTTTTATTGATGACAATGCCCCAACTTCTCAG AAAACAGCGTGGCTCGCAATATTTTACATGTGTATACCGTCGGGATATGCACTTGGCTATGTCTATGGTGGTTTG GTTGGAAGTTATTTTGGTTGGCGTTATGCATTCTGGGTAGAGTCTATATTGATGCTTCCATTTGCAATTTCGGGATTTTTAATGAAGCCTTTACAGTTGAAAG GTTTTGTTC CTGCTGATTTGATGAAGGAACAAGTACCTGACACAGATGCATCAAGAGTTCAAG TCAGAAACACTTCCAATGACAGAGATGAGTCACTGTCCTTAAAGGAAGAGTTTGGAGATAAAAGCTCAAATGACCAATCCAA GTCTAAATCTGCCACAAAAATGTTTGATCAGTTCTCAAGATTTTTGACTGATATGAAAGCCCTCCTTCTTGATAAGGTTTATGTTATCAATGTGCTAG GTTACATAGCATACAACTTTGTCATAGGTGCTTACTCATATTGGGGTCCCAAAGCTGGCTATAATATTTATCACATG ACTGACGCAGATTTGGTATTTGGAGGAATTACGATTGTATGTGGAATAGTAGGCACACTAGCTGGAGGCTTTATTCTGGATTTTATGAATAACACCTTATCAAATGCATTTAAG CTTCTCTCAGTGACAACATTTATTGGTGCAGCGTTTTGTTTTGGCGCCTTTTTATGCAGAAATGTGAATGGCTTTCTTGCTCTTTTTGCTATTGGTGAACTTTTTGTTTTTGCCACTCAG GGTCCTGTGAATTATGTATGTCTCCATTGTGTTAAACCAAGTTTGAGGCCTCTATCCATGGCCATGTCTACTGTTGCCATTCATGTTTTTGGAGATGTTCCTTCCTCACCTCTTGTTGGAGTTCTCCAG GATAGCATTAACAACTGGAGAACAACTGCATTGATCCTAACAACCATACTGTTTCCAGCTGCTGGAATATGGTTTATCG GAATATTTGTGCATAGTGTTGATAGATTTGAAGATGACAATGAGCATCAAATGTCAAATGTTGAGAGGTCATGCGCTATACCATTGCTTCACGAGAAGACCGGAGAATCATCAACATCTCATGCATAA
- the LOC101505468 gene encoding probable sphingolipid transporter spinster homolog 2 isoform X2 codes for MVGLLVASPIFASLAKSVNPFRLIGVGLSVWTLATFFCGLSFNFWSISVCRMLVGVGEASFISLAAPFIDDNAPTSQKTAWLAIFYMCIPSGYALGYVYGGLVGSYFGWRYAFWVESILMLPFAISGFLMKPLQLKGFVPADLMKEQVPDTDASRVQVRNTSNDRDESLSLKEEFGDKSSNDQSKSKSATKMFDQFSRFLTDMKALLLDKVYVINVLGYIAYNFVIGAYSYWGPKAGYNIYHMTDADLVFGGITIVCGIVGTLAGGFILDFMNNTLSNAFKLLSVTTFIGAAFCFGAFLCRNVNGFLALFAIGELFVFATQGPVNYVCLHCVKPSLRPLSMAMSTVAIHVFGDVPSSPLVGVLQDSINNWRTTALILTTILFPAAGIWFIGIFVHSVDRFEDDNEHQMSNVERSCAIPLLHEKTGESSTSHA; via the exons ATGGTTGGACTTCTTGTGGCTTCTCCAATATTTGCCTCTCTAGCTAAGAG TGTAAATCCATTTAGACTTATAGGAGTTGGATTGTCAGTTTGGACTCTTGCAACCTTTTTTTGCGGTCTTTCTTTTAATTTCTGGTCCATTTCAGTCTGTCGCAT GCTTGTTGGTGTTGGTGAGGCTTCGTTTATAAGTCTAGCAGCACCTTTTATTGATGACAATGCCCCAACTTCTCAG AAAACAGCGTGGCTCGCAATATTTTACATGTGTATACCGTCGGGATATGCACTTGGCTATGTCTATGGTGGTTTG GTTGGAAGTTATTTTGGTTGGCGTTATGCATTCTGGGTAGAGTCTATATTGATGCTTCCATTTGCAATTTCGGGATTTTTAATGAAGCCTTTACAGTTGAAAG GTTTTGTTC CTGCTGATTTGATGAAGGAACAAGTACCTGACACAGATGCATCAAGAGTTCAAG TCAGAAACACTTCCAATGACAGAGATGAGTCACTGTCCTTAAAGGAAGAGTTTGGAGATAAAAGCTCAAATGACCAATCCAA GTCTAAATCTGCCACAAAAATGTTTGATCAGTTCTCAAGATTTTTGACTGATATGAAAGCCCTCCTTCTTGATAAGGTTTATGTTATCAATGTGCTAG GTTACATAGCATACAACTTTGTCATAGGTGCTTACTCATATTGGGGTCCCAAAGCTGGCTATAATATTTATCACATG ACTGACGCAGATTTGGTATTTGGAGGAATTACGATTGTATGTGGAATAGTAGGCACACTAGCTGGAGGCTTTATTCTGGATTTTATGAATAACACCTTATCAAATGCATTTAAG CTTCTCTCAGTGACAACATTTATTGGTGCAGCGTTTTGTTTTGGCGCCTTTTTATGCAGAAATGTGAATGGCTTTCTTGCTCTTTTTGCTATTGGTGAACTTTTTGTTTTTGCCACTCAG GGTCCTGTGAATTATGTATGTCTCCATTGTGTTAAACCAAGTTTGAGGCCTCTATCCATGGCCATGTCTACTGTTGCCATTCATGTTTTTGGAGATGTTCCTTCCTCACCTCTTGTTGGAGTTCTCCAG GATAGCATTAACAACTGGAGAACAACTGCATTGATCCTAACAACCATACTGTTTCCAGCTGCTGGAATATGGTTTATCG GAATATTTGTGCATAGTGTTGATAGATTTGAAGATGACAATGAGCATCAAATGTCAAATGTTGAGAGGTCATGCGCTATACCATTGCTTCACGAGAAGACCGGAGAATCATCAACATCTCATGCATAA